In Nostoc piscinale CENA21, the genomic stretch GTGTACTGTTACTAACTTTGTGCCATCTGGAAAAGTGGCTTCTACCTGGACTTCATGTACCATTTCTGCGACACCTTCCATCACCTCATCTCTTGTTAATAAAGTTGTGCCGTAACTCATCAATTCCGCAACGGTACGTCCATCTCTTGCGCCTTCTAAAATTGCAGCAGATATATAAGCCACTGCTTCGGGATAATTTAATTTCAAGCCTCTTTCTTTGCGTCTTTCCGCTAATAAAGCAGCAGTAAAAATTAATAATTTATCTTTTTCCTGCGGCGTAAGTTGCATCTTTGCATCCTTTATCGTTCGTTTAAATCTGCCAAACTCTGGGTATACATATACTACGACTCAAAAATGATGTTCGTAGTATCTGCCAAACAGCTGTAAACCAGTTTCGCACCTCAGATGTGGAAGCGCCGCGATATCTACACAAAAGTCCATGTTCTAGTTGTGTCACGCCTACTAAGTGCTGAGTGCTGAGTGCTGAGTGCTGAGTCACCGAAGTTTGCTCAACGGGGGGAACCCCCGCACGCAACTTTTCGCTGAGTGCTAAGTAAGGGGTAAAGAGAGAACGTGCTTTTTCGATGATTTCTGAGGAGACTGGATGGCCAAGCCAAATCAAGCTACCGACGATGGGTTGTCCAAATAAACCATGTGGACTGTGAAAAATTTCGGGGTTCCCTGGTAAAAATTGACGGTCTATCCATAATGGAACACCTTGCTGCCAAATTTCAGTATGCGATCGCCATTTTCCTTGTAAAAATTTCTCTCCTCTCGCACTGCGACCAAAGCGCGTA encodes the following:
- the ureA gene encoding urease subunit gamma; this translates as MQLTPQEKDKLLIFTAALLAERRKERGLKLNYPEAVAYISAAILEGARDGRTVAELMSYGTTLLTRDEVMEGVAEMVHEVQVEATFPDGTKLVTVHNPIR
- a CDS encoding urease accessory protein UreD, translating into MIDQPQTATAWQGKLNLVYENCQNSTQLIYNHHQAPLKVQRPFYPEGEQVCHSVILHTAGGVVGGDHLSSHFHLKPNTQALITTAAASKIYRSNGLQARQTIDIQIDAGACLELLPQETILFNGADYRQDLRVELAPGACFLAWEITRFGRSARGEKFLQGKWRSHTEIWQQGVPLWIDRQFLPGNPEIFHSPHGLFGQPIVGSLIWLGHPVSSEIIEKARSLFTPYLALSEKLRAGVPPVEQTSVTQHSALSTQHLVGVTQLEHGLLCRYRGASTSEVRNWFTAVWQILRTSFLSRSICIPRVWQI